A portion of the Glycine max cultivar Williams 82 chromosome 10, Glycine_max_v4.0, whole genome shotgun sequence genome contains these proteins:
- the LOC100787369 gene encoding probable inactive histone-lysine N-methyltransferase SUVR2 isoform X1, translating into MVPTPSQKERALAACRAMSSLGIDDLRVKSVLKKLLKVYEKNWELIEAENYRVLADAIFEDDDKMVPELKKKSQAANVHNARHSLSSSLQNNQEAETECEEAQMHIETARPLKRLRLQGQESQPLHPLANSAPSPPSKRLKLDDNASSRKKLQNKPVSSDGNPRIEACSLPPQDCIVDKGKQPASPEVYHRGRRLTSERVSQSIPSREPTVEPGRFLLPNNQMPHTQTPIIPKDEPIDEMPDYEMPIAVIPPESSSVRNWSIKNGVAGKHSGRATVASSQSRDGVVDEDVIRTSNGERTCDVEIASSTLGEVKLSLSCSPALWGSDFHMPSQDQLIEMMEDKCLQSYKITDPNFSVKNLLRDICDCMLEFRNDKSQEGSTIRSSVDVLKEPHAPDTLSVVGNKDLDRSSHFSNGSINVKSSDALVSPRSILPLAHPNGLSDAVLVSKMDGTNDFLQSNVRKDLEDPMSPNSQSLVFVPQHQLTVGDIRSFHDANDLTKGEENVEIPWVNETTSDFAPSFNYIPQNLVFQDAYVNISLSRIGGEDCCSTCMGNCVLSTTCACANKTGGKFAYNTEGLLKEEFLEECIAISRNPQQHFYYCKNCPLERSKNDGCLEPCKGHLKRKFIKECWSKCGCGKQCGNRVIQRGITYNLQAFFTSEGKGWGLRTLEDLPKGAFVCEFVGEILSIKELHERSMKCTENGKYTYPVLLDANWDSGYVKDEEALCLDAASFGNTARFINHRCSDANLIEIPVEVEDPGHYYYHFAFFTSRKIAAQEELTWDYGIDFDDHDHPVKLFQCRCGSKFCRNMKRSSRSFRSSSIAG; encoded by the exons ATGGTGCCAACGCCGAGTCAAAAAGAAAGAGCACTTGCGGCATGTCGTGCTATGTCAAGTCTTGGAATTGATGATTTGAGAGTGAAATCAGTGTTAAAGAAACTCCTCAAAGTGTATGAAAAAAATTGGGAACTTATTGAGGCAGAGAACTATAGAGTTCTAGCAGATGCTATATTTGAGGATGACGATAAAATG GTGCCCGAACTGAAAAAGAAAAGCCAGGCAGCCAATGTACATAACGCTCGTCATTCTTTGTCTTCTTCCCTTCAAAACAACCAGGAAGCAGAGACAGAGTGTGAAGAGGCTCAGATGCATATTGAAACAGCCCGACCTTTGAAAAGGTTGCGATTACAAGGCCAAGAGAGTCAGCCTTTGCATCCTCTGGCTAACAGTGCCCCCAGCCCTCCATCAAAAAGACTTAAATTAGATGATAATGCATCTTCTAGGAAGAAGCTTCAAAACAAACCAGTGTCTTCTGATGGGAATCCAAGGATTGAAGCATGTTCACTTCCACCACAAGATTGCATTGTTGATAAGGGAAAGCAACCTGCATCACCCGAAGTTTATCATAGAGGAAGAAGACTTACATCTGAAAGAGTATCCCAATCTATACCGTCTAGAGAGCCAACAGTTGAACCTGGGAGATTTCTATTGCCAAACAACCAAATGCCCCATACTCAGACACCAATCATACCCAAGGACGAGCCTATTGATGAAATGCCTGATTACGAGATGCCCATTGCAGTGATTCCTCCTG AATCATCAAGTGTAAGGAACTGGTCAATTAAGAATGGTGTAGCTGGAAAACACAGTGGTCGTGCTACTGTGGCATCATCACAAAGCAGAGATGGAGTTGTAGATGAAGATGTTATTCGTACCTCAAATGGAGAAAGGACTTGTGATGTAGAGATAGCCTCATCAACTCTTGGAGAGGTAAAACTTTCTTTGAGCTGCAGCCCAGCTCTTTGGGGATCAGATTTTCATATGCCTAGTCAAGATCAACTTATAGAAATGATGGAGGATAAATGTCTGCAATCATATAAAATCACTGACCCAAATTTCTCTGTGAAGAATCTGTTGAGAGATATATGTGATTGCATGTTGGAATTCAGAAATGATAAGTCACAAGAGGGTTCTACGATAAGGTCCAGTGTTGATGTGTTGAAGGAACCACATGCACCTGACACACTGAGTGTGGTAGGAAATAAAGATTTGGACAgatcttctcacttttcaaaCGGATCCATCAATGTTAAGTCTTCTGATGCTTTGGTTTCTCCCCGAAGTATCCTTCCTCTAGCCCACCCGAATGGTCTGAGTGATGCTGTACTGGTTTCCAAGATGGACGGAACAAATGATTTTTTGCAAAGTAATGTCAGAAAGGATCTGGAAGATCCTATGTCTCCAAATTCACAAAGTTTAGTGTTTGTTCCACAGCATCAGCTTACAGTTGGTGATATAAGGTCTTTTCATGATGCTAATGACCTtacaaaaggagaagaaaatgtTGAAATTCCATGGGTGAACGAAACTACTAGTGATTTCGCACCATCTTTTAACTACATACCCCAAAACCTTGTGTTCCAAGATGCTTATGTTAATATTTCTCTATCACGTATTGGTGGTGAGGATTGTTGTTCAACTTGTATGGGCAATTGTGTCTTGTCTACTACCTGTGCTTGTGCAAATAAAACTGGTGGTAAATTTGCATACAATACTGAGGGCCTACTGAAGGAAGAATTCTTGGAAGAGTGCATTGCAATCAGTCGCAACCCTCAACAACATTTCTACTATTGCAAAAATTGTCCACTTGAAAGATCCAAGAATGATGGTTGTTTAGAACCGTGTAAAGGACACTTAAAGAGGAAGTTTATTAAAGAATGTTGGAGCAAATGTGGTTGTGGGAAACAGTGTGGAAATCGGGTTATCCAGCGAGGAATAACTTACAATTTGCAG GCATTTTTTACTTCAGAAGGAAAAGGATGGGGTCTTCGTACCTTAGAGGACCTGCCAAAAGGTGCATTTGTGTGCGAGTTTGTTGGAGAAATATTATCCATTAAAGAGTTGCATGAGAGGAGCATGAAATGCACTGAAAATGGGAAATATACATACCCAGTTCTACTGGATGCAAATTGGGATTCAGGATATGTGAAGGACGAAGAAGCTTTATGCTTGGATGCAGCTTCTTTTGGAAACACTGCTAGGTTTATCAATCACAG ATGTTCTGATGCAAACTTGATTGAGATCCCTGTTGAAGTTGAGGATCCTGGTCATTATTACTATCAC TTTGCCTTTTTCACTTCAAGAAAAATAGCAGCGCAGGAGGAGCTAACATGG GATTATGGCATTGACTTTGATGACCATGATCATCCTGTCAAGCTGTTCCAGTGCAGATGTGGCAGTAAATTCTGCAGGAACATGAAGAGATCAAGCA GATCTTTTAGATCTTCGTCAATTGCAGGATGA
- the LOC100812499 gene encoding glutathionyl-hydroquinone reductase YqjG, whose protein sequence is MASCTCSSSLLLVNPPPSTSRHHAIRRNLRMSLNNNDSKLNPSSLLNSVTKLLWGQSLPPGLLVATVRTAWNSTWHLMMSQLAPSDSSGGYSRPASKFRFSSTTPSQGSSLHLYVGLACPWAHRTLIVRALKGLEDAVPVSVASPGLDGSWEFKRAGGPDTNTIAPSLDRANGCNTLKEVYRLRRGGYDGRSTVPMLWDKGSKDVVCNESYDIIHLFNSELNSVAQNPGLDLSPPQLKKQTEEWYQIIYPNVNNGVYRCGFAQSQEAYDRAVNDLFSTLDKLEDHLANSRYLCGDTLTLVDICLFTTLIRFDLAYNVLFKCTKKKLCEYTNLHAYMRDIYQIPKVAATCNFTEIMDGYYKILFPLNPGSIRPAMPSTSEHESLCRPHGRESLSSATLAFVK, encoded by the exons ATGGCGTCGTGCACTTGTTCTTCTTCCCTTCTCCTTGTGAATCCTCCGCCGAGCACTTCCCGCCACCACGCGATCCGCCGAAACCTGAGAATGTCCCTTAACAACAACGATTCAAAGCTGAACCCTTCTTCTCTGCTGAATTCCGTCACCAAATTACTATGGGGCCAATCGCTCCCGCCGGGGCTCCTCGTCGCCACCGTCCGCACCGCCTGGAACTCCACGTGGCACCTCATGATGTCGCAGCTCGCCCCCTCCGACTCCTCAGGCGGCTACTCCCGCCCCGCCTCCAAATTCCGCTTCTCCTCAACCACCCCTTCCCAGGGCAGCAGCCTCCACCTCTACGTGGGCCTGGCATGCCCATGGGCCCACCGCACCCTCATAGTGCGCGCGCTGAAGGGCCTGGAAGACGCCGTGCCCGTCTCGGTGGCGTCGCCGGGCCTCGACGGCTCCTGGGAGTTCAAACGGGCCGGTGGGCCCGACACAAATACAATTGCTCCGAGTTTGGATAGAGCGAATGGATGCAACACGTTGAAGGAAGTTTATAGGCTTCGGAGAGGTGGGTACGATGGAAGATCCACAGTTCCAATGCTATGGGATAAGGGTTCTAAAGACGTTGTCTGCAACGAGAGCTACGATATAATTCACTTGTTCAATTCCGAATTAAACAGCGTAGCTCAAAACCCAGGGTTGGATCTCTCACCCCCTCAATTGAAGAAACAGACTGAGGAATGGTATCAAATCATATATCCAAATGTTAACAACGGAGTTTATAG GTGTGGATTTGCGCAGAGTCAAGAAGCTTATGATAGAGCGGTGAATGACTTGTTTTCTACATTGGACAAGTTGGAGGATCACTTGGCTAATTCCCGTTACTTATGTGGAGACACATTGACTCTTGTGGATATTTGCTTATTTACTACTCTGATTAGGTTTGATCTTGCGTATAACGTTCTTTTTAAATGCACTAAGAAGAAGCTGTGTGAGTATACCAATCTACATGCCTACATGCGTGACATTTATCAG ATTCCGAAGGTGGCAGCTACTTGCAATTTTACTGAGATTATGGATGGTTACTACAAAATCCTTTTTCCTCTGAATCCAGGGAGCATTAGACCCGCTATGCCTTCTACTTCTGAGCATGAAAGCCTTTGCAGGCCTCATGGAAGGGAATCACTGTCATCAGCTACACTAGCATTTGTAAAATAG
- the LOC100305902 gene encoding uncharacterized protein LOC100305902, producing MKVSKVYSFQRDQFMKFHRKTRVTSSVTLGSVQRRAPLGCYPSSCIFRQVYYKLKSRLKQALVWQRRSSPQYSYDFRSYSLNFDDGLSNDHIPPRFC from the coding sequence ATGAAAGTCTCAAAGGTGTATAGCTTTCAAAGAGATCAATTCATGAAGTTTCATAGGAAAACAAGAGTTACTTCTTCAGTGACACTTGGTAGTGTCCAAAGAAGGGCACCACTAGGGTGTTACCCTTCATCATGCATCTTCAGGCAAGTGTATTACAAGTTGAAGAGTAGATTGAAGCAAGCTTTGGTTTGGCAAAGGAGAAGTAGTCCGCAGTATAGCTATGATTTTCGGAGCTATTCGCTCAACTTTGATGATGGCCTTTCAAATGATCATATTCCACCTCGCTTTTGTTGA
- the LOC100787369 gene encoding probable inactive histone-lysine N-methyltransferase SUVR2 isoform X2 — MVPTPSQKERALAACRAMSSLGIDDLRVKSVLKKLLKVYEKNWELIEAENYRVLADAIFEDDDKMVPELKKKSQAANVHNARHSLSSSLQNNQEAETECEEAQMHIETARPLKRLRLQGQESQPLHPLANSAPSPPSKRLKLDDNASSRKKLQNKPVSSDGNPRIEACSLPPQDCIVDKGKQPASPEVYHRGRRLTSERVSQSIPSREPTVEPGRFLLPNNQMPHTQTPIIPKDEPIDEMPDYEMPIAVIPPESSSVRNWSIKNGVAGKHSGRATVASSQSRDGVVDEDVIRTSNGERTCDVEIASSTLGEVKLSLSCSPALWGSDFHMPSQDQLIEMMEDKCLQSYKITDPNFSVKNLLRDICDCMLEFRNDKSQEGSTIRSSVDVLKEPHAPDTLSVVGNKDLDRSSHFSNGSINVKSSDALVSPRSILPLAHPNGLSDAVLVSKMDGTNDFLQSNVRKDLEDPMSPNSQSLVFVPQHQLTVGDIRSFHDANDLTKGEENVEIPWVNETTSDFAPSFNYIPQNLVFQDAYVNISLSRIGGEDCCSTCMGNCVLSTTCACANKTGGKFAYNTEGLLKEEFLEECIAISRNPQQHFYYCKNCPLERSKNDGCLEPCKGHLKRKFIKECWSKCGCGKQCGNRVIQRGITYNLQKEKDGVFVP; from the exons ATGGTGCCAACGCCGAGTCAAAAAGAAAGAGCACTTGCGGCATGTCGTGCTATGTCAAGTCTTGGAATTGATGATTTGAGAGTGAAATCAGTGTTAAAGAAACTCCTCAAAGTGTATGAAAAAAATTGGGAACTTATTGAGGCAGAGAACTATAGAGTTCTAGCAGATGCTATATTTGAGGATGACGATAAAATG GTGCCCGAACTGAAAAAGAAAAGCCAGGCAGCCAATGTACATAACGCTCGTCATTCTTTGTCTTCTTCCCTTCAAAACAACCAGGAAGCAGAGACAGAGTGTGAAGAGGCTCAGATGCATATTGAAACAGCCCGACCTTTGAAAAGGTTGCGATTACAAGGCCAAGAGAGTCAGCCTTTGCATCCTCTGGCTAACAGTGCCCCCAGCCCTCCATCAAAAAGACTTAAATTAGATGATAATGCATCTTCTAGGAAGAAGCTTCAAAACAAACCAGTGTCTTCTGATGGGAATCCAAGGATTGAAGCATGTTCACTTCCACCACAAGATTGCATTGTTGATAAGGGAAAGCAACCTGCATCACCCGAAGTTTATCATAGAGGAAGAAGACTTACATCTGAAAGAGTATCCCAATCTATACCGTCTAGAGAGCCAACAGTTGAACCTGGGAGATTTCTATTGCCAAACAACCAAATGCCCCATACTCAGACACCAATCATACCCAAGGACGAGCCTATTGATGAAATGCCTGATTACGAGATGCCCATTGCAGTGATTCCTCCTG AATCATCAAGTGTAAGGAACTGGTCAATTAAGAATGGTGTAGCTGGAAAACACAGTGGTCGTGCTACTGTGGCATCATCACAAAGCAGAGATGGAGTTGTAGATGAAGATGTTATTCGTACCTCAAATGGAGAAAGGACTTGTGATGTAGAGATAGCCTCATCAACTCTTGGAGAGGTAAAACTTTCTTTGAGCTGCAGCCCAGCTCTTTGGGGATCAGATTTTCATATGCCTAGTCAAGATCAACTTATAGAAATGATGGAGGATAAATGTCTGCAATCATATAAAATCACTGACCCAAATTTCTCTGTGAAGAATCTGTTGAGAGATATATGTGATTGCATGTTGGAATTCAGAAATGATAAGTCACAAGAGGGTTCTACGATAAGGTCCAGTGTTGATGTGTTGAAGGAACCACATGCACCTGACACACTGAGTGTGGTAGGAAATAAAGATTTGGACAgatcttctcacttttcaaaCGGATCCATCAATGTTAAGTCTTCTGATGCTTTGGTTTCTCCCCGAAGTATCCTTCCTCTAGCCCACCCGAATGGTCTGAGTGATGCTGTACTGGTTTCCAAGATGGACGGAACAAATGATTTTTTGCAAAGTAATGTCAGAAAGGATCTGGAAGATCCTATGTCTCCAAATTCACAAAGTTTAGTGTTTGTTCCACAGCATCAGCTTACAGTTGGTGATATAAGGTCTTTTCATGATGCTAATGACCTtacaaaaggagaagaaaatgtTGAAATTCCATGGGTGAACGAAACTACTAGTGATTTCGCACCATCTTTTAACTACATACCCCAAAACCTTGTGTTCCAAGATGCTTATGTTAATATTTCTCTATCACGTATTGGTGGTGAGGATTGTTGTTCAACTTGTATGGGCAATTGTGTCTTGTCTACTACCTGTGCTTGTGCAAATAAAACTGGTGGTAAATTTGCATACAATACTGAGGGCCTACTGAAGGAAGAATTCTTGGAAGAGTGCATTGCAATCAGTCGCAACCCTCAACAACATTTCTACTATTGCAAAAATTGTCCACTTGAAAGATCCAAGAATGATGGTTGTTTAGAACCGTGTAAAGGACACTTAAAGAGGAAGTTTATTAAAGAATGTTGGAGCAAATGTGGTTGTGGGAAACAGTGTGGAAATCGGGTTATCCAGCGAGGAATAACTTACAATTTGCAG AAGGAAAAGGATGGGGTCTTCGTACCTTAG
- the LOC100306699 gene encoding 60S ribosomal protein L23-like — MSKRGRGGSAGNKFRMSLGLPVAATVNCADNTGAKNLYIISVKGIKGRLNRLPSACVGDMVMATVKKGKPDLRKKVLPAVIVRQRKPWRRKDGVYMYFEDNAGVIVNPKGEMKGSAITGPIGKECADLWPRIASAANAIV, encoded by the exons atgtCGAAGCGTGGTCGTGGTGGTTCGGCGGGGAACAAGTTCCGCATGTCGCTGGGTCTTCCAGTGGCGGCGACGGTGAACTGCGCCGACAACACGGGGGCGAAGAACCTCTACATCATTTCGGTGAAAGGGATCAAAGGCCGTTTGAACCGTCTTCCCTCGGCCTGCGTTGGCGACATGGTGATGGCCACCGTGAAGAAGGGAAAACCCGATCTGAGGAAGAAGGTCTTGCCAGCTGTCATCGTTCGCCAGCGCAAGCCATGGCGCCGAAAGGACGGCGTCTACATGTACTTCGAAG ATAATGCTGGTGTTATTGTCAATCCCAAGGGAGAAATGAAAG GTTCTGCTATCACTGGTCCCATTGGAAAAGAGTGTGCTGATTTGTGGCCTAGGATTGCAAGTGCAGCTAACGCCATCGTTTGA